A segment of the Sphingomonas kaistensis genome:
ATCGACCTCGACGCCGAACGCGCCCGCCTCGCCAAGGCCGCCGAAGCCGCGGAAAAGGATCGCGACAGCTTGGGCGCGCGGCTCGGCAACCCGGCCTTTGCCGAGCGCGCCAAGCCCGAAGCGGTCGCCAAGGCCCGCGCCGACCACGAGGCCCGCAGCGCCGAGGCCGACCGCCTCCGCGCCGCGCTGGCGCGGCTGGGGTAGGGGAGATAGCGCTCCGTCACCCCGGCCTTTTGCCGGGGATGGCCACCGCAGGGCTTTCGGTACGTTGAGCGGCCGATGGTGGATATCGAACCAACTCCCAAGTTGACCCGGCCGGGCCAGCGTGACCTCACCAGTGGGCCGATCGGCACCACGCTGATCGCCTTCGCGCTGCCGACGCTGGGCTCGTCGATCCTCCAGTCGCTCAACGGCTCGATCAACTCGGCCTGGGTCGGCCGGCTGATCGGCGAGGATGCGCTGGCTGCGACCGCCAACTCGAACATGGTGATGTTCCTCGCCAGCGCCTTCACCTTCGGCTTCTCGATGGCGAGTTCGATCCTGATCGCGCAGGCGTTCGGCCGCCGCGACGTAGACGCCGCACGCCGCGCGTTCGGAACCGCGGTCGGCTTCTTCAGCCTGCTCGGCATCCTGGTCGCGGTCGGCGGCTGGTTCTTCAGCCCGGATATCCTCGGCCTGCTCGGCACCCCGCCCGAAGCGGTGCCATTGGCCGACGCCTATCTCCGCGTGATCTTCTTCGCGATGCCGCCGGCGATCCTGATGATCATGACCATGATGGCCCTGCGCGGATCGGGCGACAGCCTGACGCCCCTGTGGTTCATGGGGCTCGCGGTGCTGCTCGACAGCGGGCTCAATCCCTTCTTCATCTCCGGGATCGGCCCGTTCCCCGAAATGGGGATCGCCGGATCCGCGGTCGCCACCACCGTCGCCAACTGGACCGCGCTGATCGGCCTGGTGATCTTCATCTACGTGCGCGACCTGCCGCTGCGCCTGCGCGGCAAGGAACTGGCCTATCTCAAGCCGGCCGGGGAGCGCCTGAAGACCATCGTGCTTAAGGGCTTCCCGATGGGCCTGCAGATGATCGTCATCTCGCTCTCCAGCCTGCTGCTGATCGGCCTCGTCAACGCCGAGGGCGTGCACACGGCCGCCGCCTACGGCGTCACCATGCAGTTGTGGACCTATATCCAGATGCCGGCGATGGCGTTCGGCGCGGCGGTCAGCGCGATGACCGCGCAGAATATCGGTGCGGGAAAGTGGGACCGGGTCGGTCGGATCACCGGCATCGCCATCGTCCAGGTGCTTGCGATCACCGGCGCGATGATCGCCTTGTTCCTGCTGTTCGAGCGGCCGGCGCTCGGCCTGTTCCTTGGGCTGGACAGCCCGGCGCTGCCGATCGCCATCCACATCCAGTGGATCGCGACCTGGAGCTTCCTCCTGTTCGGCATCACCCTGGTCATCTTCGGCACCGTGCGCGCCAATGGTGCGGTGTTCGTACCGCTGATCATCCTCGCCATCGGCCTGCTGCCGGTGCGAATCGGCTTTGCCTGGCTCGGTCGCGACTGGCTTGGCGCCGACGCCTTGTGGTGGAGCTTCCCGGTCAGCACCCTGGTCAACCTCGCGCTGGCGGTGCTCTACTTCCGGTCTGGGCGGTGGAAACAGGCGCGGATGACCGTCAGCGAGGCGCCGCGACCCATACCGCAGCCCGCGCCACTGTAACGGTCACCGGCGTCCTGGCGCTGAGCTCGCCGTCGATCGAAATCTTCTGACGCGGGCGCGCCTCGATCCGCAGCTCCTTGCCGCGGAATTCGGTCACGTTTTGATCGCGCGACTTGAGCTTGAAAAGGGTCGCAAGCCAGCTCCAGCCGAGGTGCACTAAGCTTTTGCCGGTCACTGCCTGCACCACGATCTCGCCCGACTGAAGGTCGGCGCTTTCGACCAGCTCGATCCCGCCGTGGTGCGTCCCGTTGGCGATCCGCGCCTCGGTCGCCCACACCTTGTGGACCCGGCCGCCCTCGGTGATGCGAAGGCGGAAGGGCCTGAACTTGAAGGCCACCCGCACCGCCCAGATCATGTAGCCGAACATCCCCAGCGTCTTCTTGAGCTTGTGCGGCACGGTTTCGGCGATCAGCGGCGACAGCCCCATGGCGGCGGCATTGGCGAAATAATCGCCGTCGATCGCGCCGAGGTCGATCCGCAGCTTGCGCCCGGTGGCGATGGTCTCCACCGCGTCGGCCAGCTCGGTTCCGATGCCGAGCGTCTTGGCGAAGCTGTTGGCGGTGCCGAGCGGAAGCAGCGCGAACACCGTGTCGGTGCCGAGGAAGTCGTCGATCGCCTTGGACAGCGACCCGTCGCCCCCGCCGACGATAATCATTGGCGCTTTTTCCTTCAGCGCCTTGCACAC
Coding sequences within it:
- a CDS encoding MATE family efflux transporter → MDIEPTPKLTRPGQRDLTSGPIGTTLIAFALPTLGSSILQSLNGSINSAWVGRLIGEDALAATANSNMVMFLASAFTFGFSMASSILIAQAFGRRDVDAARRAFGTAVGFFSLLGILVAVGGWFFSPDILGLLGTPPEAVPLADAYLRVIFFAMPPAILMIMTMMALRGSGDSLTPLWFMGLAVLLDSGLNPFFISGIGPFPEMGIAGSAVATTVANWTALIGLVIFIYVRDLPLRLRGKELAYLKPAGERLKTIVLKGFPMGLQMIVISLSSLLLIGLVNAEGVHTAAAYGVTMQLWTYIQMPAMAFGAAVSAMTAQNIGAGKWDRVGRITGIAIVQVLAITGAMIALFLLFERPALGLFLGLDSPALPIAIHIQWIATWSFLLFGITLVIFGTVRANGAVFVPLIILAIGLLPVRIGFAWLGRDWLGADALWWSFPVSTLVNLALAVLYFRSGRWKQARMTVSEAPRPIPQPAPL
- a CDS encoding diacylglycerol/lipid kinase family protein; translated protein: MADDTLPKQAVLIVNAMSRTGGDAYEDAKRMLEERGMELLSAHAITDPEQMRPTVCKALKEKAPMIIVGGGDGSLSKAIDDFLGTDTVFALLPLGTANSFAKTLGIGTELADAVETIATGRKLRIDLGAIDGDYFANAAAMGLSPLIAETVPHKLKKTLGMFGYMIWAVRVAFKFRPFRLRITEGGRVHKVWATEARIANGTHHGGIELVESADLQSGEIVVQAVTGKSLVHLGWSWLATLFKLKSRDQNVTEFRGKELRIEARPRQKISIDGELSARTPVTVTVARAAVWVAAPR